One window of Pogoniulus pusillus isolate bPogPus1 chromosome 9, bPogPus1.pri, whole genome shotgun sequence genomic DNA carries:
- the PAPSS1 gene encoding bifunctional 3'-phosphoadenosine 5'-phosphosulfate synthase 1 — protein sequence MELPESQCKKVKLSNRVPSWGMQRATNVTYQAHHVSRNKRGQVVGTRSGFRGCTVWLTGLSGAGKTTVSMALEEYLVCHGIPCYTLDGDNIRQGLNKNLGFTPEDREENVRRIAEVAKLFADAGLVCITSFISPYTQDRNNARQIHEGASLPFFEVFVDAPLHVCEQRDVKGLYKKARAGEIKGFTGIDSEYEKPEAPELVLKTDSCDVNDCIQQVVELLQERDIVPVDASYEVKELYVPENKLQLAKSDAESLLTLEINKVDMQWVQVLAEGWATPLNGFMREREYLQCLHFDCLLDGGVINLSVPIVLTATQEDKDRLDGCTAIALVYEGRRVAILRNPEFYEHRKEERCARQWGTTCKEHPYIKMVMEQGNWLVGGDLQVLDRIYWNDGLDQYRLTPAELRQKFKDMNADAVFAFQLRNPVHNGHALLMQDTHKQLLERGYRRPVLLLHPLGGWTKEDDVPLMWRMKQHAAVLEEGVLNPETTVVAIFPSPMMYAGPTEVQWHCRSRMVAGANFYIVGRDPAGMPHPDTGKDLYEPTHGAKVLTMAPGLRALEIVPFRVAAYNKKKKCMDYYSSDQHDDFDFISGTRMRKLAREGQNPPEGFMAPKAWTVLTEYYKSLEKA from the exons ATGGAGCTGCCTGAGAGCCAGTGCAAGAAAGTCAAGCTGAGCAACAGAGTGCCCAGCTGG GGAATGCAAAGGGCAACCAATGTTACCTACCAAGCTCATCATGTCAGCAGAAATAAGAGAGGCCAAGTCGTAGGAACAAGGAGTGGCTTTCGTGGATGCACAGTCTGGTTAACAG GTCTGTCTGGTGCTGGGAAGACTACAGTGAGTATGGCATTGGAGGAGTATTTAGTATGCCATGGCATTCCATGCTACACATTGGATGGTGACAATATTCGCCAAGGCCTTAATAAGAATCTGGGTTTCACACCGGAAGATAGAGAAGAAAACGTTCGTCGTATTGCTGAGGTTGCTAAACTGTTTGCAGATGCTGGTTTAGTGTGCATTACTAGTTTCATCTCTCCTTACACTCAG GATCGTAATAATGCCAGACAAATTCATGAAGGGGcaagtttgcctttttttgaaGTTTTTGTGGATGCTCCATTGCATGTCTGTGAGCAGAGAGATGTTAAAGGACTCTATAAGAAGGCCAGGGCTGGAGAAATTAAAG GTTTTACTGGGATTGACTCTGAGTATGAAAAACCAGAAGCCCCGGAGCTTGTGCTGAAAACTGATTCCTGTGATGTGAATGATTGTATACAACAAGTTGTGGAACTTCTTCAAGAAAGG GACATTGTACCAGTGGATGCCTCTTATGAGGTGAAAGAGCTTTATGTGCCAGAAAACAAGCTGCAGTTGGCCAAATCTGATGCTGAGTCTCTGTTAACCTTGGAAATAAATAAG GTGGACATGCAGTGGGTGCAAGTGCTAGCAGAAGGTTGGGCAACACCATTGAACGGCTTTATGAGAGAGAGGGAATACCTGCAGTGCCTTCACTTTGACTGCCTCCTCGATG GGGGAGTTATTAATCTGTCAGTGCCTATAGTGCTAACAGCTACTCAAGAAGacaaagacaggctggatgggtgtaCAGCAATTGCATTGGTGTATGAAGGGCGCCGTGTGGCCATTCTCCGTAATCCCGAATTCTATGAGCACAGGAAAGAAGAGCGCTGTGCTAGGCAGTGGGGAACGACATGCAAGGAACATCCCTACATCAAG ATGGTTATGGAGCAAGGGAACTGGCTTGTAGGTGGAGATTTACAGGTCCTTGATCGTATTTACTGGAATGATGGGCTTGATCAATACCGTCTCACTCCAGCTGAGCTGAGGCAGAAATTCAAGGATATGAATGCTG ATGCGGTCTTTGCATTCCAGTTACGCAACCCAGTGCACAATGGGCATGCACTTTTAATGCAAGATACTCATAAGCAGCTTTTGGAACGTGGCTACAGGCGCCCAGTTTTACTCCTGCACCCACTTGGAGGCTGGACAAAGGAGGATGATGTTCCTCTTATGTGGCGCATGAAGCAACATGCTGCAGTACTGGAAGAGGGAGTCTTGAATCCTGAAACAACAGTGGTGGCTATATTCCCTTCCCCCATGATGTATGCTGGACCAACTGAG GTTCAGTGGCACTGCAGATCACGGATGGTTGCAGGAGCTAACTTCTACATTGTAGGGCGAGATCCAGCAGGGATGCCACACCCTGACACTGGGAAAGATCTCTATGAACCAACTCATGGTGCCAAAGTGTTGACAATGGCTCCAGGCCTCCGAGCACTGGAAATTGTACCCTTCAGAGTTGCAGCTTAcaacaagaaaaagaagtgcATGGATTATTATAGCTCTGATCA